One part of the Chiroxiphia lanceolata isolate bChiLan1 chromosome 14, bChiLan1.pri, whole genome shotgun sequence genome encodes these proteins:
- the SLITRK2 gene encoding SLIT and NTRK-like protein 2 encodes MLKGVWLLSLLTVAGISRTESRKPAKDICSKSRCPCEEKENVLNINCENKGFTTVSLLLPPPSKIYQLFLNGNALTRLFPNEFVNYSNAVTLHLGNNDMQEIRTGAFSGLRTLKRLHLNNNKLEVLKEDTFLGLESLEYLQADYNYISAIEAGAFSKLNKLKVLILNDNLLLSLPSNVFRFVLLTHLDLRGNRLKMMPFAGVLEHIGGIMEIQLEENPWNCTCDLLPLKAWLDTITVFVGEIVCETPFRLHGKDVTQLTRQDLCPRKSSSDSNQREKHPVLSDPHISRLSPTANSAMNPTRAPKASRPPKTRNRPTPRVSVSKDRQIFGPIMVYQTKSPVPITCPAGCICTSQSSDNGLNVNCQEKKISNISDLHPRPTSPKKLYLTSNYLQVIYRTDLTEYSSLDLLHLGNNRIAVIQEGAFTNLTSLRRLYLNGNYLEILYRSMFEGLHSLQYLYLEYNVIKEILPRTFDALSNLHLLFLNNNLLRSLPDNVFGGTSLTRLNLRNNHFSHLPVRGVLDQLSALIQIDLQENPWDCTCDILGLRNWIEKVTDQNNQQSNPPVVINEVICESPTKHSGEHLKFLSKEAICPENPNLSDSSLLSMNQNTDTPHLLGVSPSSYPELHTEVPLSVLILGLLVVFILSVCFGAGLFVFVLKRRKGVQSMPSSANNVDISSFQLQYGSYNTESHDKTEGHVYNYIPPPVGQMCQNPIYMQKEGDPVAYYRNLHEFSYSSLDHKKEDPTSLAFTISAAELLEKQSSPREPELLYQNIAERVKELPTGGLVHYNFCTLPKRQFAPSYESRRQNQDRINKTVLYGTPRKYFAEQSKPEHPLLQGKLQTEPDYLEVLEKQTAISQL; translated from the coding sequence ATGCTGAAGGGTGTTTGGTTGCTCAGTTTGTTAACAGTGGCTGGGATCTCGCGGACAGAGAGTCGCAAACCTGCCAAAGACATTTGCAGCAAGAGCCGCTGCCCTTGTGAGGAGAAGGAGAACGTGCTGAACATTAATTGTGAAAACAAAGGATTTACAACCGTCAGCCTCCTCCTACCGCCACCGTCCAAGATCTACCAGCTGTTTCTCAATGGGAACGCACTGACCCGCCTGTTCCCCAATGAGTTTGTCAACTATTCCAATGCCGTGACCCTCCACTTGGGCAACAACGACATGCAGGAGATCCGCACAGGGGCCTTCAGCGGCCTTCGCACCCTCAAGAGGCTGCACCTCAATAACAACAAGCTGGAAGTGCTGAAGGAAGACACGTTCCTGGGCTTGGAGAGCCTGGAGTACCTGCAGGCTGATTACAATTACATCAGTGCCATTGAAGCGGGGGCATTCAGCAAGCTAAACAAACTCAAGGTGCTGATTCTAAATGACAacctcctgctgtccctgcccagcaatGTCTTCCGCTTTGTGCTCCTCACTCACCTGGACCTGCGGGGGAACCGGCTGAAGATGATGCCTTTCGCTGGTGTGCTGGAGCACATTGGAGGCATCATGGAAATCCAGCTCGAGGAGAATCCTTGGAACTGCACCTGTGACTTGCTCCCACTCAAGGCCTGGCTGGACACCATCACCGTGTTTGTGGGCGAGATAGTCTGCGAAACCCCCTTCAGGCTTCATGGAAAAGATGTGACCCAGCTCACCAGGCAAGATCTCTGCCCTAGGAAAAGCTCCAGCGATTCGAACCAGAGGGAAAAACATCCTGTCCTCTCAGACCCGCACATCTCCAGGCTATCACCCACAGCCAACTCTGCCATGAATCCCACCAGAGCCCCAAAAGCCAGTCGGCCACCCAAAACCAGGAACCGCCCCACCCCCCGTGTCTCTGTGTCAAAAGACAGACAAATATTCGGACCTATCATGGTTTACCAGACAAAGTCTCCAGTGCCCATCACCTGCCCAGCTGGCTGCATCTGTACATCACAGAGCTCAGACAATGGCTTAAATGTTAACTGCCAAGAGAAAAAGATAAGTAACATCTCCGATCTCCACCCCAGGCCAACCAGTCCAAAGAAACTTTACCTTACCAGTAACTATCTGCAAGTCATTTATAGAACCGATCTCACAGAGTACAGCTCTCTGGATTTGCTACATCTAGGAAATAACAGAATTGCAGTGATACAAGAAGGTGCCTTTACAAACCTCACAAGTTTACGTAGACTTTATCTTAATGGCAACTACCTTGAGATCCTGTACCGGTCCATGTTcgaagggctgcacagcctgCAATATCTCTACCTAGAGTACAATGTCATTAAGGAGATCCTACCACGCACATTTGATGCTCTGAGTAATCTTCATCTGTTGTTTCTCAACAACAACCTGCTCAGATCCTTGCCTGACAATGTCTTTGGCGGCACTTCCCTCACCAGACTCAACCTTAGAAACAATCATTTCTCACACCTGCCTGTGAGAGGAGTCTTGGACCAGCTCTCAGCTCTAATTCAGATAGACCTCCAGGAGAACCCTTGGGACTGCACGTGTGACATCCTGGGGCTGAGGAACTGGATAGAGAAAGTCACTGACCAGAACAACCAGCAGTCAAATCCCCCCGTAGTTATCAATGAAGTCATATGTGAGTCTCCCACCAAGCACTCTGGAGAGCATCTGAAATTCCTGAGCAAAGAAGCCATCTGCCCAGAGAACCCCAACCTGTCAgattcttctctcctctccatgAACCAGAACACAGATACACCCCATCTCCTCGGTGTCTCACCCAGCTCCTACCCAGAATTGCACACTGAAGTTCCACTCTCTGTCTTAATTTTAGGATTGCtggttgtgtttattttgtcagTTTGTTTTGGGGCAGGCCTGTTTGTCTTCGTCCTTAAGCGCCGGAAGGGGGTGCAAAGCATGCCCAGCAGCGCCAACAACGTAGATATAAGTTCCTTTCAGCTCCAGTATGGGTCTTACAACACTGAGAGCCACGATAAAACTGAAGGACACGTTTATAACTACATTCCCCCTCCCGTTGGACAGATGTGCCAAAACCCAATTTACATGCAAAAGGAAGGGGATCCAGTTGCCTATTACAGGAATCTCCATGAGTTTAGCTATAGCAGTCTTGACCACAAAAAGGAAGACCCCACCAGTCTTGCATTTACCATCAGTGCAGCTGAATTGCTGGAAAAGCAATCCTCGCCGAGGGAACCAGAGCTTCTGTAtcaaaatattgcagaaaggGTCAAGGAACTGCCCACTGGAGGATTAGTTCATTATAACTTTTGTACCTTACCCAAAAGGCAGTTTGCCCCTTCATATGAATCAAGAcgccaaaaccaggacaggataaataaaactgttttataTGGAACTcccaggaaatattttgcagaacaGTCTAAACCCGAGCATCCTTTACTCCAAGGAAAGCTACAAACAGAACCAGACTACCTCGAAgttctggaaaaacaaactgcAATCAGTCAGCTGTGA